A portion of the Pseudomonas sp. GR 6-02 genome contains these proteins:
- a CDS encoding MFS transporter: MKSITQSGSVRWALASLSLSMLMPSLDTSIANAGLPTLAEAFDASFQHVQWIVLAYLLAITTLIVSVGRLGDMLGRRRLLLVGIAIFTLSSLACGVAPSLGWLVGARAVQGLGAAIMLALTVAFVGETVPKAQTGSAMGLLGTMSAIGTTLGPSLGGMLIAGVGWQAIFLINIPLGVLNIWLAYRYLPADVQRAKAGRVGFDKAGTLLLALTLAAYALAMTIGHGEFGPLNIALLLAAVFGVGLFIFVEATVASPLITLALFRQQGLSASLAMSALVSTVMMATLVVGPFYLSGALGLGTALVGFALSVGPLVAALTGVPAGRLVDRFGTRRMTRLGLATMALGASALSMMPAGFGLLGYLAPIAVITAGYALFQAANNTAIMTDIRPDQRGVISGMLSLSRNLGLITGASVMGAVFALASTTTDITSASPAAVASGMRITFAVAVALIILAFAVALFPRASDCCTVCSNELQ, translated from the coding sequence ATGAAATCCATCACTCAATCAGGTTCGGTGCGCTGGGCGCTTGCGAGTCTTTCGCTGTCGATGTTGATGCCTTCACTCGACACCAGCATCGCCAATGCGGGATTGCCGACGTTGGCCGAGGCGTTCGATGCTTCCTTCCAACACGTGCAGTGGATTGTTCTGGCGTATCTGCTGGCGATCACCACGCTGATCGTCAGCGTCGGACGGCTCGGCGACATGCTCGGCCGTCGGCGTTTGCTACTGGTGGGCATCGCCATTTTTACCCTGTCATCGCTGGCCTGCGGTGTCGCGCCGTCGCTTGGGTGGCTGGTCGGTGCACGGGCGGTGCAGGGGCTTGGGGCGGCGATCATGCTGGCGCTGACCGTGGCGTTTGTCGGCGAGACGGTGCCGAAAGCGCAGACCGGCAGCGCCATGGGGTTGCTCGGAACGATGTCGGCGATCGGCACCACGCTGGGGCCGTCGCTCGGTGGGATGTTGATTGCCGGCGTTGGCTGGCAGGCGATTTTTCTGATCAACATACCGCTGGGTGTGCTGAACATCTGGCTCGCATATCGCTATTTGCCGGCGGATGTTCAGCGGGCGAAAGCAGGGCGGGTGGGGTTCGACAAGGCCGGCACGTTGCTGCTGGCGCTGACGCTCGCGGCGTACGCGCTGGCCATGACGATTGGGCACGGTGAATTTGGACCGCTCAATATCGCGCTGCTGCTGGCGGCTGTTTTCGGTGTTGGGCTTTTCATCTTCGTTGAGGCCACGGTCGCATCGCCATTGATCACATTAGCGCTGTTCCGCCAACAGGGATTGAGCGCCAGCCTGGCCATGAGCGCGCTCGTTTCGACGGTGATGATGGCGACGCTGGTGGTCGGGCCGTTTTATCTCTCGGGTGCGCTTGGCCTCGGCACGGCACTTGTCGGTTTCGCCTTGTCGGTCGGCCCGTTGGTGGCTGCATTGACCGGCGTGCCGGCCGGTCGCCTGGTGGACCGTTTTGGCACTCGGCGCATGACCCGTCTCGGGCTCGCGACAATGGCGCTCGGCGCGAGTGCTTTATCAATGATGCCAGCGGGGTTCGGCCTCCTCGGTTACCTCGCGCCCATCGCGGTGATCACGGCCGGCTACGCGTTGTTTCAGGCGGCTAACAACACCGCGATCATGACCGACATCCGCCCGGACCAGCGCGGCGTGATTTCCGGCATGCTCAGCCTGTCACGCAATCTCGGCCTGATCACTGGAGCTTCGGTGATGGGCGCGGTGTTTGCGCTTGCTTCGACGACGACAGACATCACCAGCGCGTCTCCCGCAGCCGTCGCCAGCGGCATGCGGATAACGTTTGCCGTCGCCGTGGCACTGATCATCCTGGCCTTTGCCGTGGCCCTGTTTCCACGGGCTTCAGACTGCTGCACTGTGTGCAGCAATGAACTGCAGTGA